One part of the Ornithodoros turicata isolate Travis chromosome 2, ASM3712646v1, whole genome shotgun sequence genome encodes these proteins:
- the LOC135385915 gene encoding peroxiredoxin-2-like has translation MSLIFASIARLGTTRAATYNFCNDSLRRRMIHIAPKLLAAEVLKPAPAFKGKAVVNGEFKELSLSDYNGKYLVLFFYPLDFTFVCPTEIIAFSDRADEFRKINTEVVGVSVDSHFSHLAWINTPRKEGGLGKTNIPLLSDFNKNISRDYGVLLEDAGIALRGLFIIDPKGVVRQITVNDLPVGRSVDETLRLVKAFQFVEKHGEVCPAGWQPNAPTIKPDPKNSQEYFNKVN, from the coding sequence ATGTCCCTTATCTTCGCTTCCATTGCTCGTCTGGGTACTACTCGTGCAGCAACATACAACTTCTGCAATGACAGCTTGCGCAGACGCATGATTCACATAGCTCCAAAACTTCTGGCTGCTGAAGTTCTTAAGCCTGCTCCGGCGTTCAAGGGCAAGGCTGTCGTGAACGGTGAATTTAAAGAACTCTCTTTATCTGATTACAACGGCAAATACCTGGTACTTTTCTTTTATCCCCTGGACTTCACCTTTGTGTGCCCGACAGAGATCATCGCGTTCAGTGACAGGGCTGATGAGTTCCGGAAGATCAACACAGAAGTTGTTGGGGTATCCGTAGATTCCCATTTCTCTCATCTTGCATGGATTAACACTCCCCGAAAGGAAGGTGGTTTAGGGAAAACGAACATCCCACTGCTTTCTGACTTCAACAAAAACATATCCAGGGATTACGGTGTCTTGCTCGAAGACGCAGGAATCGCATTGCGTGGATTGTTTATCATTGACCCCAAAGGCGTCGTTCGTCAAATCACTGTCAACGACCTTCCTGTTGGCAGATCAGTTGACGAGACACTCAGGCTCGTAAAGGCATTCCAATTCGTCGAGAAGCATGGTGAGGTGTGCCCTGCTGGATGGCAGCCCAACGCGCCAACTATCAAGCCGGACCCGAAGAACTCACAGGAGTACTTCAACAAGGTCAACTAA